A window of Streptomyces sp. SAI-127 contains these coding sequences:
- a CDS encoding LLM class flavin-dependent oxidoreductase gives MEFGLFVQGYVGKRAETDPLAEHKALMEETEYVIQADRSGFKYAWASEHHFLEEYSHLSANDVFLGYLAHATERIHLGSGIFNPLAQVNHPVKVAEKVAMLDHLTENRFEFGSGRGAGSHEILGFIPDVTDMNYTKEIWEETIAEFPKMWLQDEYTGFQGKHWQLPPRKVLPKPYGKSHPAMWYAAGSPPSYAMAARKGLGVLGFSVQKVSDMEWVLEQYKTAVVDAEPIGDFVNDNVMVTTTAICAPTHAEAIEIAVNGGLHYLPSLVFRYHDTFPRPEGFPVWPETLPEYTAEFVEVLIEEELLICGDPDEVARQCKRWEQAGADQLSFGLPVGVPKEETLQTIRLIGEHVIPKIDTDPVHRTTRFRESA, from the coding sequence TTGGAATTCGGGCTCTTTGTACAGGGATACGTGGGCAAGCGTGCCGAGACCGACCCGCTGGCCGAGCACAAGGCGCTGATGGAGGAGACCGAGTACGTCATCCAGGCGGACCGGTCCGGCTTCAAGTACGCCTGGGCGTCCGAGCACCACTTCCTGGAGGAGTACTCGCACCTCTCCGCCAACGACGTGTTCCTCGGGTACCTCGCGCACGCGACCGAGCGGATCCATCTCGGCTCCGGGATCTTCAACCCGCTCGCCCAGGTCAACCACCCCGTGAAGGTCGCCGAGAAGGTGGCCATGCTCGACCATCTCACCGAGAACCGCTTCGAGTTCGGCAGCGGGCGCGGGGCGGGATCGCACGAGATCCTCGGGTTCATACCGGACGTGACCGACATGAACTACACCAAGGAGATCTGGGAGGAGACCATCGCGGAGTTCCCCAAGATGTGGCTCCAGGACGAGTACACCGGCTTCCAGGGCAAGCACTGGCAGCTGCCGCCGCGCAAGGTGCTGCCGAAGCCGTACGGGAAGTCGCACCCCGCGATGTGGTACGCGGCCGGGTCGCCGCCGTCGTACGCCATGGCCGCGCGCAAGGGCCTCGGGGTGCTGGGCTTCAGCGTGCAGAAGGTCTCCGACATGGAGTGGGTCCTCGAGCAGTACAAGACGGCGGTGGTCGACGCCGAGCCGATCGGGGACTTCGTCAACGACAACGTGATGGTGACGACGACGGCCATCTGCGCGCCGACGCACGCCGAGGCGATCGAGATCGCCGTGAACGGCGGGCTGCACTATCTGCCGTCCCTGGTGTTCCGGTACCACGACACCTTCCCGCGGCCCGAGGGGTTCCCGGTGTGGCCGGAGACGCTGCCCGAGTACACCGCGGAGTTCGTCGAGGTGCTCATCGAGGAGGAGCTGCTGATCTGCGGGGATCCCGACGAGGTGGCCCGGCAGTGCAAGCGGTGGGAGCAGGCCGGGGCGGACCAGCTGAGCTTCGGGCTGCCGGTGGGGGTGCCGAAGGAGGAGACGCTGCAGACGATCCGGCTCATCGGGGAGCACGTGATTCCGAAGATCGACACGGATCCGGTGCACCGGACGACCCGATTCCGCGAATCCGCATAA
- a CDS encoding D-aminoacylase: protein MLDHVIKGATVVDGTGAPAFTADVGIRDGRIAVIGRGVAGEARSSEDATGLVLAPGFVDPHTHYDAQLFWDPYATPSLNHGVTTVAAGNCGFTLAPLNPARPDDADYTRRMMSKVEGMSLVALEEGAPWSWHSFGEYLDALEGRTAVNAGFMVGHCALRRYVMGPDAIGGQPSEEQLAQMLRLFHEAMDAGAWGFSTTQSSTHSDGDGKPVASRHALPAELLALSRAVGEHEGTQIEAIVAGCLDQFSDAEIELFVEMSAAAGRPLNWNVLTIDSSVPERVPRQLFASEQARKAGGRVVALTMPILTPMNMSLGTFCALNLIPGWGPVLALPVPERIEKLRDPDVQKELLRQSQAKEAGVFRRLTNFGRYVIGDTYSETNRGLSGRVVEDIAAERGQEPFAALVEICAADSLRTVLWPMPTDNDPASWAMRAEAWQHEDVLLGGSDAGAHLDRMCGAPYTTRFIGDCLRGRRLTSLEQAVKMLTDDPARLFGLRERGRIEEGFHADLVLFDPERIAAGTATLVHDLPGDSPRLDSKAIGIRAVWVNGVEAIRDDVVSGAVPGRVLRSGRDTRTVSTK, encoded by the coding sequence ATGCTCGATCACGTCATCAAGGGTGCGACCGTTGTCGACGGGACCGGTGCGCCCGCCTTCACCGCCGACGTCGGGATCCGGGACGGTCGTATCGCCGTGATCGGCCGGGGTGTCGCCGGGGAGGCCCGCAGCAGCGAGGACGCCACCGGACTCGTCCTCGCCCCCGGGTTCGTCGACCCCCACACCCACTACGACGCCCAGCTGTTCTGGGACCCGTACGCGACCCCCTCCCTCAACCACGGGGTCACCACGGTCGCCGCCGGGAACTGCGGCTTCACCCTGGCGCCGCTGAACCCGGCCCGCCCGGACGACGCCGACTACACCCGCCGGATGATGTCCAAGGTCGAGGGGATGTCGCTGGTCGCCCTGGAGGAGGGGGCACCCTGGAGCTGGCACTCCTTCGGCGAGTACCTGGACGCCCTCGAAGGCCGGACCGCGGTCAACGCCGGTTTCATGGTGGGCCATTGCGCGCTGCGGCGGTACGTCATGGGGCCGGACGCCATCGGGGGACAGCCGTCCGAGGAGCAACTCGCTCAGATGCTGCGGCTGTTCCACGAGGCCATGGACGCCGGCGCCTGGGGTTTCTCCACCACCCAGTCGTCCACGCACTCCGACGGCGACGGAAAGCCCGTGGCGTCCCGGCACGCGCTCCCCGCCGAGCTGCTCGCCCTGTCGCGGGCCGTCGGGGAGCACGAGGGGACGCAGATCGAGGCGATCGTCGCCGGGTGTCTCGATCAGTTCAGCGATGCCGAGATCGAACTGTTCGTGGAGATGAGCGCGGCGGCCGGGCGGCCGTTGAACTGGAACGTGCTGACCATCGACTCGTCCGTGCCGGAGCGGGTGCCGAGGCAGCTGTTCGCGAGCGAGCAGGCCCGGAAGGCGGGCGGCCGGGTGGTGGCGCTGACCATGCCGATCCTCACCCCGATGAACATGTCGCTGGGCACCTTCTGCGCGCTGAACCTGATCCCCGGCTGGGGACCGGTTCTCGCACTGCCGGTCCCCGAGCGGATCGAGAAACTGCGCGACCCCGACGTACAGAAGGAACTGCTCAGGCAGTCCCAGGCCAAGGAGGCCGGGGTCTTCCGGCGGCTGACCAACTTCGGGCGGTACGTCATCGGCGACACCTACAGCGAGACGAACCGCGGGCTCAGCGGGCGGGTCGTGGAGGACATCGCGGCCGAGCGCGGGCAGGAGCCGTTCGCCGCGCTGGTCGAGATCTGCGCGGCCGACTCGTTGCGTACGGTCCTGTGGCCCATGCCCACCGACAACGACCCGGCGTCCTGGGCGATGCGTGCCGAGGCCTGGCAGCACGAGGACGTGCTGCTCGGCGGGTCCGACGCCGGCGCGCACCTGGACCGGATGTGCGGGGCGCCGTACACGACCCGCTTCATCGGGGACTGTCTGCGCGGGCGCCGGCTGACGTCGTTGGAGCAGGCCGTGAAGATGCTCACCGACGACCCGGCCCGGCTGTTCGGCCTGCGCGAGCGCGGCCGGATCGAGGAGGGCTTCCATGCGGACCTCGTCCTCTTCGACCCGGAACGGATCGCCGCGGGCACGGCCACCCTGGTGCACGACCTGCCGGGTGACAGTCCACGGCTGGACTCCAAGGCGATCGGGATACGGGCGGTATGGGTCAACGGAGTCGAGGCGATCCGGGACGACGTGGTGAGCGGGGCCGTACCGGGCCGGGTGCTGCGGTCGGGGCGGGACACGCGGACGGTGAGCACCAAGTGA
- a CDS encoding aldehyde dehydrogenase family protein produces the protein MGPSTGQRLFVGGEWVVPDGGHYAVVDPATEETVGWAPEASRDQVRAACAAAREAFGPWSRTPAGERAAILARASDLMRSRLVPYAELAQAETGATTATARAMQVGVAVARFRRYAQVEPAEWAIPPQINEAGPMGKAAVMGALAVRQPVGVVTCITSYNNPWANPAGKIAPALAMGNTVVVKPAPQDPLSVYRMAEALEAAGVPPGVVNVVSGRSVEVGEAAVDSPDVDMVSFTGSTAVGQRIGEVCGRSVKRQLMELGGKGAAVVFEDADLGSAVAGIGTTFSFYSGQICTAPTRVLAQRGVYERLVEQLAEYAGRLKVGDPRGAGTVVGPVISAAHRERVESYVELGRKEGASVIVGGERPALERGFYVAPTLLADCGPEMRVVREEIFGPVVTVTPFDDEEEGIALANDSDYGLIDYVWSADVARAFRVARRLRAGGVGVNTVGRNMEAPFGGFHSSGVGRDCGSYALHAYSEVQSIVWPG, from the coding sequence ATCGGCCCCTCGACCGGTCAGCGGCTCTTCGTCGGCGGCGAGTGGGTCGTGCCGGACGGTGGGCACTACGCGGTGGTCGATCCGGCCACCGAGGAGACCGTCGGGTGGGCGCCGGAGGCCTCGCGGGATCAGGTGCGCGCGGCCTGTGCCGCGGCCCGCGAGGCCTTCGGGCCGTGGTCGCGTACGCCGGCGGGGGAGCGGGCGGCGATCCTCGCCCGCGCCTCCGACCTCATGCGCTCCCGCCTGGTGCCGTACGCCGAACTCGCCCAGGCCGAGACCGGCGCGACCACCGCCACGGCCCGCGCGATGCAGGTCGGCGTCGCCGTCGCCCGCTTCCGGCGGTACGCGCAGGTCGAGCCCGCCGAGTGGGCGATCCCGCCGCAGATCAACGAGGCAGGGCCGATGGGGAAGGCCGCGGTGATGGGCGCGCTGGCCGTCCGGCAGCCCGTGGGGGTCGTCACCTGCATCACGTCGTACAACAACCCCTGGGCGAACCCGGCGGGCAAGATCGCCCCCGCGCTCGCCATGGGCAACACGGTGGTCGTGAAGCCCGCCCCGCAGGACCCCCTCTCCGTCTACCGCATGGCGGAGGCTCTGGAGGCCGCCGGGGTCCCGCCCGGGGTCGTGAACGTGGTGAGCGGCCGTTCCGTGGAGGTCGGTGAGGCCGCGGTCGACTCCCCGGACGTCGACATGGTCAGCTTCACCGGCTCCACGGCCGTCGGACAGCGCATCGGCGAGGTGTGCGGGCGCTCCGTGAAACGGCAGTTGATGGAGCTGGGCGGGAAGGGAGCGGCGGTCGTCTTCGAGGACGCGGACCTCGGATCCGCCGTGGCCGGGATCGGGACCACCTTCTCCTTCTACAGCGGACAGATCTGCACGGCACCGACGCGGGTGCTGGCGCAGCGGGGGGTCTACGAGCGGCTCGTCGAGCAACTGGCCGAATACGCAGGCCGGTTGAAGGTGGGCGACCCCAGGGGGGCCGGGACGGTCGTCGGGCCGGTGATCTCGGCGGCGCACCGGGAGCGGGTGGAGTCGTACGTCGAACTCGGCCGCAAGGAGGGCGCCTCCGTCATCGTGGGAGGTGAACGCCCCGCTCTGGAACGGGGTTTCTACGTCGCCCCCACCCTGCTCGCCGACTGCGGCCCGGAGATGCGGGTGGTCCGCGAGGAGATCTTCGGCCCGGTCGTGACCGTGACGCCCTTCGACGACGAGGAGGAGGGCATCGCGCTCGCCAACGACAGCGACTACGGCCTCATCGACTACGTCTGGTCGGCGGACGTGGCCCGCGCCTTCCGGGTGGCACGGCGGCTACGGGCCGGGGGAGTGGGGGTCAACACGGTCGGCCGCAACATGGAGGCGCCGTTCGGAGGCTTCCACAGCAGCGGGGTCGGACGGGACTGCGGGTCGTACGCGCTGCATGCCTACAGCGAGGTGCAGTCGATCGTCTGGCCGGGGTGA
- a CDS encoding DUF3455 domain-containing protein, with product MKLTKRLALTTAALAAATAFLGTTAGNAAPADAALKPVKAPATLKVPDGNKLTGVYPARGVQTYTCTDGAWKLLEPAATLSDRRGRTVALHSRGPVWVSTVDGSAVNAAAIASSPKTGTIPELLLQATATRGTGVFAGVSYIQRLNTTGGVAPATACTGTDQVSVAYTATYAFYKPAK from the coding sequence TTGAAGCTCACCAAACGACTCGCCCTGACCACCGCGGCCCTCGCCGCCGCGACCGCCTTCCTGGGGACGACCGCCGGTAACGCGGCCCCCGCCGATGCGGCGCTCAAGCCCGTGAAGGCCCCCGCGACCCTCAAGGTGCCCGACGGCAACAAGCTGACGGGCGTCTACCCGGCCCGGGGCGTGCAGACCTACACCTGCACCGACGGTGCCTGGAAGCTCCTGGAGCCGGCCGCCACCCTGTCGGACAGGAGAGGCCGCACGGTCGCCCTGCACTCCCGTGGCCCCGTGTGGGTCTCCACGGTGGACGGCAGCGCGGTGAACGCCGCGGCGATCGCCAGCTCCCCCAAGACCGGCACCATCCCCGAGCTCCTGCTCCAGGCCACCGCCACCCGGGGCACGGGCGTCTTCGCGGGCGTCTCCTACATACAGCGCCTGAACACCACGGGCGGGGTCGCCCCGGCCACCGCCTGCACCGGCACGGACCAGGTGAGCGTGGCGTACACCGCGACGTACGCCTTCTACAAGCCGGCCAAGTGA
- a CDS encoding cupin domain-containing protein, with translation MIPDDDPSRSLTVANPDDPGTTYISLVGNTYAMLVTGEQTDGRYCLIDMRVPDGGGPPPHRHDFEEMFTILEGEIEFTFRGEKHTVRAGSTVNIPANAPHNFRNVSGAPARMLCMCTPAGQDAYFTRIGDVVAGKDAPPPHLSEDELAERRRRAAELASAYRSEFL, from the coding sequence ATGATCCCCGACGACGACCCGTCCCGCTCGCTGACCGTGGCGAACCCCGACGATCCCGGCACGACGTACATCTCTCTGGTGGGCAACACGTACGCCATGCTGGTCACCGGCGAGCAGACCGACGGCCGGTACTGCCTGATCGACATGCGCGTCCCCGACGGCGGCGGCCCGCCGCCGCACCGGCACGACTTCGAGGAGATGTTCACCATCCTCGAGGGCGAGATCGAGTTCACCTTCCGCGGCGAGAAGCACACCGTACGGGCCGGGTCCACGGTCAACATCCCGGCCAACGCCCCGCACAACTTCCGCAACGTCTCGGGTGCGCCGGCCCGCATGCTGTGCATGTGCACCCCCGCCGGCCAGGACGCGTACTTCACGCGCATCGGCGATGTCGTCGCGGGCAAGGACGCGCCGCCACCCCACCTGTCGGAGGACGAGCTCGCGGAGCGCCGCCGCCGCGCGGCCGAGTTGGCCTCGGCCTACCGGAGCGAGTTTTTGTGA
- a CDS encoding NADP-dependent oxidoreductase, with translation MKAVRFHEYGDPSVLRYEDVEQPVPGDGQVLIRVAATSFNGVDGNIRGGFMQGPIPVTLPHTPGIDVSGTVEALGEGVTGLETGDQVVGFLPMAGVGAAAEYVVAPAEILTPAPRSIPLPDAAALPLVGLTAWQALFDHAKLAPGQRVLINGAGGAVGGYAVQLAKNAGAYVIATAGPRSSEHVGTAGADEVVDHTATEVTAAVTEPVDVVLNLAPIDPAQLAALLTLIGSGGVLVNTTVWMPAPSDESRGVRGIDLFVNSDAEQLSRLVALVDSGELRVDVAQRVPLAELAAVHTRAATGELHGKVVIVAPGT, from the coding sequence ATGAAGGCAGTACGTTTCCACGAGTACGGCGACCCGAGCGTCCTGCGTTACGAGGACGTCGAGCAGCCAGTACCCGGCGACGGGCAGGTTCTCATCCGGGTCGCCGCGACGTCGTTCAACGGTGTCGACGGCAACATCCGCGGGGGCTTCATGCAGGGCCCCATCCCGGTGACGTTGCCGCACACTCCCGGCATCGACGTCTCCGGCACGGTCGAAGCGCTGGGTGAGGGCGTGACCGGCCTCGAGACCGGCGATCAGGTCGTCGGCTTCCTGCCGATGGCGGGCGTCGGCGCGGCCGCGGAGTACGTGGTGGCTCCGGCCGAGATTCTGACGCCGGCGCCCCGGAGCATCCCGCTGCCCGACGCCGCCGCGCTGCCGTTGGTGGGTCTCACTGCCTGGCAGGCCCTGTTCGATCACGCGAAGCTGGCGCCGGGGCAGCGCGTGCTCATCAACGGTGCGGGCGGCGCGGTCGGCGGCTACGCCGTGCAGCTGGCCAAGAACGCCGGCGCGTACGTGATCGCCACGGCCGGCCCGCGCAGCAGCGAGCACGTCGGGACGGCGGGTGCGGACGAGGTCGTCGACCACACCGCCACCGAGGTGACCGCGGCGGTGACCGAGCCGGTCGACGTCGTGCTCAACCTCGCGCCGATCGACCCGGCGCAGCTGGCCGCGCTGCTCACGCTGATCGGTTCCGGTGGAGTGCTGGTGAACACCACGGTGTGGATGCCCGCGCCCAGCGACGAATCACGCGGTGTGCGCGGCATCGACCTGTTCGTCAACAGCGACGCCGAACAGCTGTCGCGGCTGGTGGCGCTGGTCGACTCCGGCGAGCTGCGCGTCGACGTGGCGCAGCGAGTGCCGCTGGCGGAGCTGGCGGCAGTCCACACCCGGGCCGCCACGGGCGAGCTGCACGGCAAGGTCGTCATCGTCGCGCCCGGCACCTGA
- a CDS encoding family 43 glycosylhydrolase encodes MRRNAVRLLTAVLFALVGCLAGPGTVAHAAVPASPGVTYTNPIAEKRADPHIFKHTDGYYYFTATVPEYDRIVLRRATTIQGLSTAPETTIWTKHASGVMGAHIWAPEIHFIDGKWYVYFAAGSTSDIWAIRMYVLEGTGANPLTATWAEKGQIKTTWESFSLDATTFVVGGVRYLSWAQRNPAENNNTSLFIAKMANPWTITGTPAEISQPTLSWETIGYKVNEGPAVIQHGGKVFMTYSASATDANYCLGMLTASATADLTSPASWTKGSQPVFKSSDATSQYGPGHNSFTVSEDGKSDILVYHDRSYKDITGDPLNDPNRRTRVQKVYWKADGTPDFGIPVADGVTPQRFSSYNFADRFIRHFDYRGRIDANVSPLADSQFRVVTGLTGSGTVSLESANFPGYYLRSNASFEVRLEKNDGTAQFASDATFSKRAGLSDSAGVSYESYGSPGRYLRHFNYLLYVQTPSTATDRADATFYAQ; translated from the coding sequence TTGAGACGCAACGCCGTACGGCTGCTCACGGCCGTCCTCTTCGCCCTGGTGGGCTGCCTCGCCGGGCCCGGCACCGTCGCCCACGCGGCCGTGCCCGCCTCCCCCGGCGTGACCTACACCAACCCGATCGCCGAGAAGCGCGCCGACCCGCACATCTTCAAGCACACCGACGGCTACTACTACTTCACCGCAACCGTGCCCGAGTACGACCGCATCGTGCTGCGCCGCGCCACCACCATCCAGGGCCTGTCGACGGCCCCCGAGACCACGATCTGGACCAAGCACGCCAGCGGCGTGATGGGCGCGCACATCTGGGCGCCGGAGATCCACTTCATCGACGGCAAGTGGTACGTGTACTTCGCCGCGGGCTCCACCAGCGACATCTGGGCGATCCGGATGTACGTCCTGGAGGGCACCGGAGCCAACCCGCTCACCGCCACCTGGGCCGAGAAGGGCCAGATCAAGACGACGTGGGAGAGCTTCTCCCTCGACGCGACCACCTTCGTCGTGGGCGGCGTCCGCTACCTCTCCTGGGCCCAGCGCAACCCGGCCGAGAACAACAACACCAGCCTGTTCATCGCCAAGATGGCCAACCCCTGGACGATCACCGGCACTCCGGCGGAGATCTCCCAGCCGACGCTGTCCTGGGAGACGATCGGCTACAAGGTCAACGAGGGCCCGGCGGTGATCCAGCACGGCGGCAAGGTCTTCATGACCTACTCGGCCAGCGCGACCGACGCCAACTACTGCCTCGGCATGCTGACCGCCTCCGCGACGGCCGACCTGACCAGCCCGGCGTCCTGGACCAAGGGTTCGCAGCCGGTGTTCAAGTCGAGCGACGCGACCTCGCAGTACGGGCCGGGCCACAACTCCTTCACCGTCTCCGAGGACGGCAAGTCCGACATCCTCGTCTACCACGACCGCAGCTACAAGGACATCACCGGCGACCCGCTGAACGACCCCAACCGCCGTACCCGCGTCCAGAAGGTGTACTGGAAGGCCGACGGCACCCCCGACTTCGGCATCCCGGTCGCCGACGGTGTCACTCCGCAGCGCTTCTCGTCGTACAACTTCGCGGACCGCTTCATCCGCCACTTCGACTACCGCGGCCGGATCGACGCCAACGTCAGCCCGCTGGCCGACTCGCAGTTCAGGGTGGTCACCGGCCTGACCGGCAGCGGCACCGTGTCGCTGGAGTCGGCCAACTTCCCCGGCTACTACCTGCGAAGCAACGCGAGTTTCGAGGTCCGGCTGGAGAAGAACGACGGCACGGCACAGTTCGCGTCCGACGCCACCTTCTCCAAGCGGGCGGGTCTGTCCGACTCGGCCGGCGTCTCCTACGAGTCGTACGGCTCACCAGGCCGCTACCTCCGCCACTTCAACTACCTGCTGTACGTGCAGACACCGAGCACGGCCACGGACCGGGCGGACGCCACGTTCTACGCCCAGTAA
- a CDS encoding family 43 glycosylhydrolase, whose product MPKMSEQPPARRHRSLILCVLAVLIAMVSATTPATAAEGRPYTNPVKSVKGADPWLEYYNGNYYLVTTSFTGVLTMRKSLTLAGLSTAASVQVWSDTTSTRNTNIWAPELHFLDGHWYLYYSAGQSGVACCDSQRTHVLESAGTDPMGPYTYKNQLSGSNLTPGGWLIDATVLKANNSLYLIGSGFINGSKQSLVIAPMSNPYTLASNTFTIISSPTASWETSGAAVNEGPEPLYHDGRTFLTFSASYCQTADYKLGQLELTGTDPLNPASWTKKSTPVFQRNDAASVYGPGHNGFFTSPDGTENWIVYHANDTANGGCGNGRTTRAQKFTWNADGTPNFGTPVALGTTLPGPSGETAATPTAYTLVNRNSGKCLDVEGGNTTDGTNIFQWSCTGGANQKWRVEDLGNDTSRLVNVATGKVMDTANCATADGTDIAQWSWLNNNCQKFRLVYTATGDYVRIVNENSGKVADVANCGTTNGTDVRLWTWLNNNCQQWRLVPTT is encoded by the coding sequence ATGCCAAAGATGTCAGAGCAGCCCCCCGCCAGACGCCACAGGTCCCTGATCCTGTGTGTGCTCGCCGTACTGATCGCCATGGTGTCGGCGACGACCCCGGCCACCGCCGCCGAGGGCCGCCCATACACGAACCCGGTCAAGTCGGTCAAGGGGGCCGACCCCTGGCTCGAGTACTACAACGGCAACTACTACCTGGTCACCACGTCCTTCACCGGCGTGCTGACCATGCGGAAGTCGCTGACCCTGGCCGGACTCTCCACCGCTGCCAGCGTCCAGGTCTGGAGTGACACCACCTCCACCCGCAACACCAACATCTGGGCGCCCGAGCTGCACTTCCTCGACGGCCACTGGTACCTGTACTACTCCGCGGGGCAGAGCGGTGTCGCCTGCTGCGACTCCCAGCGCACCCACGTCCTGGAGAGCGCGGGCACCGACCCGATGGGCCCGTACACCTACAAGAACCAGCTGAGCGGCTCCAACCTCACCCCCGGCGGCTGGCTCATCGACGCCACCGTCCTCAAGGCCAACAACAGCCTGTACCTGATCGGCAGCGGCTTCATCAACGGCAGCAAACAGAGCCTGGTCATCGCGCCGATGAGCAACCCGTACACGCTGGCCAGCAACACCTTCACCATCATCTCCAGCCCCACCGCGAGCTGGGAGACCTCGGGCGCCGCGGTCAACGAGGGCCCGGAACCGCTGTACCACGACGGCCGCACCTTCCTCACCTTCTCCGCCAGCTACTGCCAGACCGCGGACTACAAGCTGGGCCAGCTGGAACTGACCGGTACCGACCCGCTGAACCCCGCCTCCTGGACGAAGAAGTCCACGCCGGTCTTCCAGCGCAACGACGCGGCGAGTGTCTACGGCCCCGGCCACAACGGCTTCTTCACCTCGCCGGACGGCACCGAGAACTGGATCGTCTACCACGCCAACGACACCGCGAACGGCGGCTGCGGCAACGGCCGTACGACGCGGGCGCAGAAGTTCACCTGGAACGCGGACGGCACGCCGAACTTCGGCACCCCGGTCGCGCTCGGCACCACGCTGCCCGGCCCCTCGGGCGAGACCGCGGCGACCCCGACCGCGTACACCCTGGTGAACCGCAACAGCGGCAAGTGCCTGGACGTGGAGGGCGGCAACACCACGGACGGCACCAACATCTTCCAGTGGAGCTGTACCGGCGGCGCCAACCAGAAGTGGCGCGTCGAGGACCTCGGCAACGACACCAGCCGACTGGTCAACGTCGCCACCGGCAAGGTCATGGACACCGCGAACTGCGCGACGGCCGACGGCACGGACATCGCCCAGTGGTCCTGGCTGAACAACAACTGCCAGAAGTTCCGACTGGTCTACACGGCCACCGGCGACTACGTGCGGATCGTGAACGAGAACAGCGGCAAGGTCGCCGACGTCGCCAACTGCGGCACCACGAACGGGACCGACGTACGGCTGTGGACCTGGCTGAACAACAACTGCCAGCAGTGGCGCCTCGTCCCCACGACCTGA
- a CDS encoding helix-turn-helix transcriptional regulator, whose translation MDRALLADFLRARREVLQPEDVGLPRGPRRRTGGLRREEVAALAGMSVDYYSRIEQQRGPMPSEQVLAGLARGLHLSLSERDHLFDLAGHSAPRRQLRDDHVSPTMMRIVERLADTPALVMSRFGETLLQNQPAVALLGDYTRFSGMSRYLVYRWFTDPAQRDLYPAEDHALRGRVFTAEIRTVHTAEPTGRAGEIVAALLEVSPEFAEVWRLHEVDVTHHNDLKRYRHPELGELELYCQRLIDPDQAQELLVFSATPGSPSYEKLQLLPAVRD comes from the coding sequence ATGGACCGGGCGCTGCTGGCCGACTTTCTCCGGGCACGCCGGGAGGTGCTGCAACCGGAGGACGTGGGGCTTCCCCGCGGGCCACGGCGTCGTACCGGGGGACTGCGGCGCGAGGAGGTCGCCGCGCTGGCCGGCATGTCGGTCGACTACTACAGCCGGATCGAGCAGCAACGCGGTCCGATGCCGTCCGAGCAGGTACTCGCCGGACTCGCCCGGGGCCTGCACCTCAGCCTGAGCGAGCGCGACCACCTCTTCGACCTCGCCGGGCACTCGGCGCCGCGACGGCAGCTGCGCGACGACCACGTCAGCCCCACCATGATGCGGATCGTCGAACGGCTCGCGGACACACCGGCGTTGGTGATGTCCCGGTTCGGTGAGACGCTGCTGCAGAATCAACCGGCGGTCGCCCTGCTGGGCGACTACACCCGCTTCAGCGGAATGTCCCGCTACCTGGTCTACCGCTGGTTCACCGACCCCGCACAACGCGACCTCTACCCCGCCGAGGACCACGCCCTACGAGGCAGGGTCTTCACCGCGGAGATCCGGACGGTGCACACGGCGGAGCCCACGGGCCGGGCCGGCGAGATCGTCGCCGCGCTGCTGGAGGTCAGCCCCGAGTTCGCCGAGGTCTGGCGATTGCACGAGGTGGACGTCACCCACCACAACGACCTCAAGCGCTACCGCCACCCCGAGCTGGGCGAACTGGAGCTGTACTGCCAGCGCCTGATCGACCCCGACCAGGCTCAGGAACTGCTCGTCTTCTCCGCCACACCCGGCTCACCCAGCTACGAAAAGCTCCAACTCCTGCCCGCCGTACGGGACTAG
- a CDS encoding nitroreductase/quinone reductase family protein, which produces MSRNAERKYRAATALQRRFNPIMRRLPLQTVLETTGRTSGLPRRTPVGGKRVGGSFWLVSEFGERSQYVRNIKADPRVRVRIRGRWHTGTAHLMPDDDTAVRLRSLPLMNSAAVRAIGAGQLTVRVDLDH; this is translated from the coding sequence ATGTCCCGCAACGCCGAGCGCAAGTACCGCGCAGCCACGGCCCTCCAGCGCCGCTTCAACCCGATCATGCGCCGACTGCCGCTCCAGACCGTCCTGGAGACCACCGGCCGCACCTCGGGCCTGCCCCGCCGGACCCCGGTGGGCGGCAAGCGGGTCGGCGGGTCCTTCTGGCTCGTCTCGGAGTTCGGTGAGCGGTCGCAGTACGTCCGCAACATCAAGGCCGATCCGCGGGTGCGGGTGCGCATCCGGGGGCGGTGGCACACGGGGACCGCCCATCTCATGCCGGACGACGACACCGCCGTACGACTGCGCTCGCTGCCCCTGATGAACAGCGCGGCGGTACGGGCTATAGGGGCCGGTCAGTTGACCGTACGGGTGGATCTGGACCATTGA